TCTGACGGTACTTGTCGATCTCGGCCATCGCGTAGCGGCGCGGATCCTGGCCCGACGGCTCGCGCGCGCGAAGGAACGCCAGTGAAGGCGCGGTCAGATCGACGTCATGAATGCGGGCGGCCTCGCGTGCGAGCTGGCGCGGCAGCACCGCTCGCGTCTGCGCATAGCGCTCGTCGCGCAGCAGGCGCCGTGCGATGGCCTCGCCCGTTACGAGGTCCATGACGAAAAAGGCGCCGCCGAGGCCTTCGGTCGCGTCACCGCACCAATGAACCGCAGGCACCGTGACTCCCGAGCGCGCTGCCGCCGCCAGCAGCACGAACTCCTCGCGCCGGTCGCTACGGACGGCGCCGCCGTCGGCGTCCAGACGCAGCACGAGCGTGCGGGGCGCGCGACCGTGCTGGCGCGCCTCGAACGAATAGACGCGGCACGAGGCGCCGCCGGCAAGCTGGCGGATCGAGCCGACCTCGACGGGCGCTGCTGAACGCCGGGTCAGAAAGGAAGCGAGAGCGCTGGACAGGGAGTGCTCGTCCACGTTGCGGCGACGAGGCGGAATCGCGCAGCGATAGCGGCCGAATGCGCGCGCAGCCTGCCTTGTCTTTGCGCTGGGTAAAGAGTTACATCCCGCCAGTCAACCATGTCGAGCGCGCCTGGACTTGCGCGCTCACAGCGATGATCGAGTTCCGTTCCGTCGATGAAGCTGCCGTTCTTCAAGTCGAAAAAGCGCAAGGAGCTGGAGCCGACGGCACCCGCCGCGCCTGCAGCCGACATTGCGCTTCGCAGCGAGCCGGCGCCGCCGCTTCCGGCATCGGACAAACCGAGAAAGCTTCCTGCCGAGCACGTCGTCGACTCCTTCGGCTATGCTCTGGCGGCCGTGCCATCGCTCGGGCCGACATCGAAAGCATGGCGCAAGCTGGGCTTCGAGGTGTCGGCGCCTTACGAGTGGCTTGGATGTCAGGCCGCGCACATCGACCTCGGCGGCGGCGGCGTGCGTTTCCTTGCCGCCGCCGATTCGGGCGCGGAGCCCACGGCGCTGGTCGAGCTGGTCCGCGCGCGTCTGGTGGTGGGCTCGGGACTGTTCGGCTGGACGTGGGCGTGCGCCGACCCGCACCGTTCGGCGCTGGCGGTGGCGCAGCTCGCCGAGAGCGACTTTCATGAAGGCTGCGAGGCGTGGGGCGAGCCGCTCGTGCAGATTCCGATGGAGCTGACGCCGGCTGCCGCGACCTGGCTCGAGAAGCAGACACCGCCGCCGGTACCCAAGCACGCCAACTGCGCCATCCGGCTCGATCATCTGGTGCTCAACGTCAGCGCGTCCAAGGCCGTGTCGCAGACGTACGAACGTCACTTCGGCTTGCGCTCCCGAACCGCGGCGATGAACGATCGCTACTACGCGTTCCTCAAGATCGGGCCGTCTCTTCTGGAAGTCGTCGGGCCCGCCAAGCCAGGCGCCGGCGCCGTCAGCGGCGGTCCGTGGGGACTCGCCTTCGGCAGCTCCGACCTCGACGCCACCATCGCCTATCTGCAGAAGGCGGGCGTGGAGTGTAAGCCCGGGCAGCGCGCAGTGCAGGGCGGGCGCATCGCCGGCATTCCCATCGCCATCGGCGGGATCAACCTGGCGTTCATGGGCGACTAGCCCGCTGCCTGCATCGAACGTCTTCCTGACAATGAAGCGCGAACACGCCGCCGCCGCCTCAGCCGGCGGATTGATCGCGATGATCAGCGGCTACGCCGGCGCACTCATTCGTCTGGCGACCTCTTCCCATCGGATATTGCGGAAGAACGCGTCGACGTAGCTCTTGGCGTCGGCGCCATAGTCGATGTGGTAGCTGTGCTCGTACATGTCCATGACGAGCAGTGGCCGTGCGCCGGCCGGGAAGTGCCCGTGGTCCCAGCTCCAGGCGTTGAACAGCGTGCCGGTGGCAGGATCACTGCAGAGAAACACCCAGCCCGAGCCGCCGCCGAGAGACATCCCCGTCAGACGGAAGTCCTTCTCCCAGGCCTGCAGGGATCCGAAGCTCTTCTGCAGCGACTCCGCCAGAGCGCCGGTGGCACCGCCCGATCCGCCGAGGTTGGCGAAGTACAGCTCGTGCAGCACCATCGAGTTGCGTGCAATGAGCTGCTCGCGCTTGAGTGAACCCATCTGAAACGGAGCGGCGTCGGCGGGAAGCTCGCGGATGCGCTGCTCGATCAGGTTCAGCCGCTTGACGGCGCCCCCGTAGTTGTTCTGGTGATGCGAAACGAGAAGGCGCTCCGACAGGCCTTCGATGCGTGCGGGATCGAAGGGCAGCGGCTTGATGACGTGCTCGGCGGGCGAAGGCGCGGCAGATGCGGCTTTTTCCGGCATGGCGGATTCTCCTTTGGTCGGGGGTCCGGTCACCGCGGCGGTCGCGGTCATGGCCATGAGGCGAAGCGTCTCCCTTCTCGTCATCGTCGTTGCTCCTTGTTCGATCGCGAGCGGCTGCGGGCGATCGGCGGAACGGGATGCCGGTGCTGGCGGCTTGTCGCGCATCGCCCCCGCCCGTGCAGCTACTGCATGACCATCGTGACGACGACGCCGAGGACCCCGGCGCCGACGATCAACAGCGGCTCGGACACGCCCTTGATGCGCGTGAGCGCGAGCAGGGTGCCGGCCGCGATCAGCAGCGTCGGCACGTCCACGATTGCGCGCCGTCCCAGCACCACGGCGGCGCCGGCGATGGCCCCTGCCGCGGCGGCCGTGACGCCGTCGACGAACGCGCGCACCCGCACGTCGTGGACCGCTCGCTTAAAGTAGCGCGCCGGAATGACCGTGAAGAGGTAGCACGGCAGAAACACCGCCACCGCGGCGATGGTGGCGCCGGCCAGACCGGCGACCAGATACCCGATGAACGCGACCGTGATCACCACGGGGCCAGGCGTGATCATTGCCACCGCCACGGCGTCCAGGAACTGGCGCTCGTTGAGCCATCCGAACTCGCTGACCACGCCTCCGTGCAGGAAAGGGATGATGGCCAGGCCGCTCCCGAAGACGAACGCTCCCGCTTCCGAGAAATACCAGGCGATCGTCCACAGCGTTCCTCCCGTGGCCTCGCCATGGATGCCCGAGAACAGCACGGGCCACGGCCAGATCGAGGCGGCTGTGGCAGCGTCGCGCATCGTCAGCGTGCGTGCGAGCGCGATGACACCGGCAGCGAGGAAGAACCAGACGATCTCGGACTCGGTGACGATGGTGGAGACGGCGCTGACGGTGAAGAGGATCCACAGCAGCCGGTCGCTGCCGAGCGTGCTTCTGGTGAGCTTCCACGCGCTGCGTCCGATGATGGCGATGACGGCGGCGCCGATCCCATAGAACGCGCCCTGCATCCAGGTCAGGCCGCCGTAGGCGACGTAGACGGCCGAGACCACCAGCACCATCAGGAACGAGGGCAGAACGAAGGCCAGCGCCACCAGCGATGCGCCGCGCACACCGTAGTCGATCCAGCCGAGATAGATCGCCAGCTGCGCCGCCAAAGGACCCGGTGCGAGCTGCGCCAGCGCCAGACCCTCCTTGTAATCCGCGATCGAGAACCAGCGGCGCGATTCGACGAGGTCTCGCTGCATGTAGCCGACCAGCGCAATGGGTCCGCCGAAGCCGGCGTAGCCGAGGTAGAGGAAGTAGGCGACCAGCTCGCGCAGCGTATAAGGCACGAGTTGCTCGCTGCGCGCGGCGCCGCCCCTGGCACCGGTGCCGTCCCCGCGAGCGCCCGCCGGCTCACCCTGCGCCGCTTCTTTGTGCGACAGGCCCGCCATCAGCGCTGCTCCGCTTCGAGGTAGGAGTGCAGCGCATCGAAGATCGCGCTGCCCTGCGCGAGGCGCGCTCCATCGGCGGCCGGCGCGTACCGCTCGGACTGCACGAAATGAAAGACCGCGCCGGAAGCGATGAAGCGCCGGATCAGCGATGCGCTGGCGATGCGATCGATGCGCCGCCAGCTCGCGGTAATCCTCTTCGCCGGCATGGTTGAAAATCTCCTCGAGCTCCGAGTCCGTCGTGCCCTCCAGGAGCGCGGCCTAGCACAGCGAAGCTTCGCCGCCCTCGGCGCGGATCTCGCGGACGATCCGCTCGAGATCCTCCCGGGCCTGGCGCAGAAAAGGTGACGGAGAGCGCTGGTGGTCGCACCTGGATTCGAACCAGGGACCTCCTGCATGTGAGGCAGGCGCTCTAACCAGCTGAGCTATGCGACCGTAGCGCCGTCTGCTAACCGCTTCGCCGGCCGAAGTCCACTCTCTGGACACCTCGTGGGGGCGTGCAACGACGCATTTTCCCGTTCTCGCCACGCCCGTACGAAGCGCGGCGTCTATCCGGCCTCGGCAAGGGCCGCTACAGTCATCATGGGCGAACGCCTTGCGGGCGGGGTGGCAAGCATCCCGTAAGGCCGAGGGACAAGCAGGCGACGTCGCGGATTGGAGGCCGTGGCCGCCGGCCGAAACGATGCTTGCGCCATACCATCAGGACCTCGCTGCGCCGCCGAAAGCGGCCAGCACCGAAGGCGAGGCGGCCGATGGAGAAGTCCACTCCGGCAGCGTCCCCACGAAGCTCGGGGAGCTGCGCCTCTTCCGAACGTTCCTGCTCCTCACCGCCGGCTTCGTCATCCTGAGCCTGCTGATACTGGGCTCGCACCTGAACGACTTTCCGGCGCTGCACGTCCTCCTCGATGCGTCCAACTTCGCGTTGCCGCTGCTGGCGGCCCTACTGCTGTACGAGATCGGCCGCCATTCCGGCGACGAGCTGCTGCCCGCGCTGGCCATGAGCTTCGGCACGTGTTCGTTGCTGCACCTTCTGCACCTGGCCAGTGGTCTCGAATGGTGGGGCTCCCTCGAGTGGATCGCCCAGTCGGCTGCGGTCCTGCGGCCGAAGATGTGGACGCCCTCTGCCTACTTCCTGCCTCTGGCGCTGATGATCGTCCTCGCCCGCGTGCGCAGCCCCCGCGAGTCGATGCGTGGTCTCGGCATCATCCTGGGCACCCTGGCGGTGGCACTGGTGGCGACGTTCTGGAACCTGGCGCCGTACGCGGAGCCGACGCTGTACGGAATGCACCGGCCGCTGCTGCTGGCCGTTCCCGTATTCTGGGCGCTGGTGGCGGTGCAGGCTTCGTGGCTGCGCCCCCACCATCCCATCTGGCAGGCTGTCCCGCTGATGGCGGTGCTCATGATCGTGGGCGAGGCAGTCATGCTCCGCTCCTCGGCGCCCAACGATTCGGCCGCGATGATCGGTCACACCGGCAGCGTCACCGCTTTCCTCCTCCTGCTCCTCGCCGCCATTCGCCTGGCGGCGATCGACACGCGCCGTCGCATCGAGGTGCAGAACGAGCTGCGCGCGCTGACGCAAACACTGGAGCGACGCGTTGCCATGCGCACTTCCGAGCTTCAGGCCAACCTCGCCGACCTCAAAGCGTACGAGCGTGCGCTGCAGCGCCAGGCGCGTTACGCGACGCTGCAGGCCGAGGTGCTTCTCGGCTTCGCGCGACGCGAGGAGCTGCGAGACATCCTCGTGCACATTGCATCGTCCGTGGCGCGCGAGCTGGACGTCGACGTTGCGCAGATCTGGACGCTCGAGCCGGGCAGCCAGGAGCTCGAGCTGCGCGCCCACGTCGGCACCGACGACATCACGACGGATCGTCTGTTGCCGCTGCGCAAGGCAGGCATCGCCACCATCGCAAGACGCGGTGAGCCGCTGTTCACCAATGAAGCCATCGGCGACGAGCGCATCGAGGAGCAGGAATGGTTGGCCAGGCACGGCTTCACCGCCTTCGCCGGATACCCGCTCGAGCTCGAGGGCGACGTCAAGGGCATCATCACCGTCTTTGCCAGACGCCGGCTGGAGGAGTCGGAGCTCGCGGCGCTGGAGTTCGCGGCGTCGGCCATCGCTCTCGGCATCGCGCACAAGCAGTATGAGCGCGAGCTGCCCGACCTCTACGACCACGCACCGTGCGGTTACCACTCACTGGACGAGAACGGCCTGATCGTGGCGATGAACGCGACCGAGCTGTCGTGGATCGGCTATACGCGAGAGGAGATCGTCGGCCGCAAGCGCTTCCCCGAGATCCTGACTCCCGACAGCCGCCGGACCTTCGCCAGGACGTTCCCACGCCTGAAGAAGACCGGCGTGGCCAGAGACGTCGAGTTCGAGCTGGTGCGCAAGGACGGCACCACGTTCCCGATCCTGCTCAACGCCACCGCCGTCGTCGACCGTCACGGCCGCTTCCTGGCGAGCCGTGCGATGACGTTCGACATCACCGAGCGCAAGCGGACCGAAGAGCGTACCGCCAAGCTCAATCACACGTTGGCGCGCCGCTCACGCGAGCTCGAGGAAGCCAACCGCGAGCTCGAGTCGTTCTCGTACACGGTGTCGCACGACCTGCGCGCTCCGCTGCGCCGCATCCGAGGCTTCGCGGAGCTGCTCAGGGAGGACGCAAAAGGCAAGCTCCCCGAAGCGATGCAGAAGTACGTGCAGGTCATCACCGAGAGCAGCGTGGAGATGGGAAAGCTCATCGACGACTTCCTGCAGTTTTCGCGCACGGGTCGCGCCGAGATGCGCGAAGGCCGCGTGGATCTCGGCGAACTCGTGCGCGAAGTCATCGGCGATTATGAGCTGCCGGCGCGCAAGCGGGGAGTGACGTGGCACGTTCAGCCGCTGCCGGAGGTGATCGGCGACCGCGGGCTGCTCAAGCAGGTCATCGCCAACCTCATCGACAATGCGCTGAAGTACTCGCGGGATCGAAGCGAGCCGCGCATCGAGATCGGCACCGCCGGCTCCGATTCCGGGCAGGTCGTCGTCTTCGTGCGTGACAACGGCGTGGGCTTTCGCATGGAGGAGGCTACGCGCCTGTTCGGCGTCTTCCAGCGCCTGCCCAATGCACACGACTACGAGGGCAACGGTGTCGGCCTGGCCACCGTCCAAAGGATCCTGCATCGCCACGGCGGCAGGATCTGGGCCGAGTCCGCCGAGAACGAAGGCGCGACCTTCTACTTCACGCTGCGCCCGGCCGGCGGAGCCGAAGCCGGCGCGGGCCGCCGTCAGTAGAACGCGCTTTGGCTCTGGCCGAAGCCTTGGGCATGTAGGCGAAAGGAGCCTGCCATGCCCGACAATCTCTTCGCCACCGACAACCTCCGCTTGACGCTGGATGCCGAGATCGCCGAGCTGACTCTGACGCGGCCGGCGCGCCTGAACGCGTTGTCGCCCGCTCTGGTCGACGACCTTCACGCGTGCGTCGACGTGCTCGCGCGCGAACGCCGTGCCCGTGTGGTCATTCTGACTGGCGAGGGCCGCGGCTTCTGCGCTGGTCTGGATCTGCAGGAGTACGGCAACTGGACCATCACCGAGGGCCTCGATTCGGTCGAAGGCGGCCTTGCCGTGCAGGAGCGCATCGCCAGCCTCATGCCGCGCATTCGCGAATTGCCGCAACCTTGGATCGCAGCCGTCAATGGCGCTGCGGCCGGCGGCGGACTGGCGCTGGCGCTGGCGTGCGACGTTCGCTACGCCGCACCGGCGGCGCGCTTCAGCGTTGCGTTCGTCAAGCTCGGGCTTTCGGGCTGCGACGTTGGCGTGTCCTTCCTGCTCCCGCGCGTGGTCGGCGCCGGCCACGCCTTCGAGATGAGCCTGACCGGACGGCTGATCGATGCCGAAGAGGCCCTGCGGATCGGCCTGGCGAACCGGCTCGTGGGTGAACAGGAGCTGCTGCCGGAATGCCAGCGCCTGGCCGAAGAGATCCGCGCCAATACCCGCTACGCGGTGGCGATGACGAAGCAGGTGCTCGACCGCAACATCGATGCAACCTCGCTGCGGGCGGCCATCGAGCTCGAGAACCGAACGCAGGTGCTCGGCACGCACGCCGCCTCCACGAGAGAGCGGATGATGAATTGGAAGCAGACGCGCTGAAGGATCGGCAGGTCTGGCGGCGACGGCATCGGCCGCCACCGTGCCCGCGGTGGATCAGTGCAGCCCCGGCCGGCGCTGCCTGGCATCGTCGGGCAGACGGCCTTCGAGCAGGTCCTCGACCGCCGGCGGGTCCACGCGTACGCCGACGTAGAAAGGCCCGAACTCGCCGAACCACGACGTGGTTGGATCGAAGCGCATCTCGTAGACGAGCTTCTTGAATGCGAGCGGGTCGTCGGCGTGCAGGCTGACGCCCCACTCCCAGTCGTCCAGCCCTACCGATCCGCCGATCACCTGCGTGACCTGCTCGGACCACTTGTGGCCGATCGAGCCGTGGCCGCGCATCATCGCACGGCGCTCGGCCAGTGGCAGCGCGTACCAGTTGACGCTCTCGCCGCGCCGCTTGCTCATGGGGTAGAAGCAGATGTAGCGCTGCGGCGGAATCGTGCGGAACAGACGCTCGTTCATCCGAGCCTTCTGCGTCTCCATCTCGCCGGTCAGCGCCTGGTCGTATTCGGTCGTGCCCGGCTTCAGCCCGCGCTCGGCCAGCCGGCGCGCCGCCATCGCCTGCACTTCGTACAGACTGACCTCGATCACGGAAAGGTAGGAGTAGGCCGGCGAAAGGAACTCGTAGAGGCGCAGCGTCCGCAGCGTCAGCTCGACCTCGTTGAGCGCGGCCGGGCTCTGGCGGTAGTGGCAGAAAAGCAGGTCGCCTTTCTGGGAGACCACGCTGTAGAGCTTGCTGTCGCCGCGGCCGGCCGCTTCCTGCACGTTGGCGGCCGCCGCCCGGCCCAGCCACGCGCTCGCCTCCTCGGCAATGGCCTTGCGCTCGGATTGTGACCGGGCACGCCAGCGCGGCCAGTTGAGCGCGTAGACGTCGTGGAGCGTGTACCAGCCTTCCAGTGTCTGCGGCGCTTCGACGGCAACGAATTCGGGCACGGGTCCTCCGTAGAAGCGCATTTGAACCCGATCCCGCGCCGCTGTCCAGGCGGTGCGGGCGCCTATGCGACCGGCTCTGTCGTTGGCAGTGCCGGCCTTGCCCGGCGACGCCGCCCTCGTCCATGCCGGCGCGATGGCCTTCTCTTTTTGCGATTCCGCTGCGATGCTGCGGTCGTGAGCGATCGCCGCAAGTTCCTCGTCGCTGCGATCGTCGCCGTCGTCGGCGCGATCGCCTTCGGCGCATTCAGCTTCCGCCGTGAGGTTGCCAGCATTCAGCGGCGCCAGGGGCTGCAGGCGGCCCAGTGCAGCACGCTGGTACGCGAGGCACGCGAGCTGGTGGACGAGGGCCGCGAGCTGGGCAGCCAAGGCGGCGACTACTGCCGGGCGCGTGATCGGATCGCGCAGGCGGTCTCGCGCATGCAGGAAGCCCAGCGGATCTGCCGTCAGGCTCTGGACCAGGACCCGATGCTGACCTCCGACGCCGCCATCGCACGCATGAAAGCGTCCCGTGCGGATCTGGCCGACAAGTGCACCAAGCAGGGACTCTGACCGCGCCTGCCGCCGGAGCATGGCTGCCAACACTGCGGCTGCGATGCGCAGGGCGAGCCCCGCTGGCGCTGATCGCGAACCGCACGGCCGCATCGGTGCGGGCTGAACGGACGCGGTCGGCCGCCGTCGTCACCGGGCCGGCGCCGGATCGAGGCGTCCCGTGCCGCGGAGGCTACGAGACCGCGGATGTCAGCGAGCGCTGCGCCGGCCGGCCGAGGGAGAAGTAGAACGTCGTACCCACGCCTTCGGCCGATTCGCACGAGATGTGCCCGCCGTGGCGCTCGACGATCTTGCGGACGTACGACAGTCCGATGCCTTCGCCGGGAGCGGCATCGACGCGGAACCGGCGGAACGGCAGGAATGCCTTGGCAGCCTGATCGGCCGACATGCCCATGCCGGTATCACGCACGAAGTACTGCAGCTCGCCATCGACGGAACGGCTGCCGATGACGATGGAGCGGCGTGCACCTTCACCCATGTACTTGATGGCGTTGTCGATGAGGTTGCGGAACACCGCTTCGACCTGCACGCGATCGCCCATGACGTCGGGCAGCTCCTCCACGCGTGCCTGGATCCCGCGCTCCCGGATCTGGTAACTCAACGAGTCGAGCACGCCCTGCACGAGCTTGGTCATCTCGAGCGGCTCGAAGTGATAATCGAGGCGGGCAACGCGCGAGAAATCGAGCAGGCGCTGCACCATGCGATTGAGCTTCTCGACACTGCGCACGCCGTCCTCGAGCGGCTTGGCGATGCGCTCCCCGCGCTCGTTCCAGCCGCCGTCGCTGCGCATGTGCTCGAGCTCCTCGAGCGCCATGTGCATGAAGCCGTACATCGCCGTCATCGGCGATCGCAGGTCGTGCGAGACCACGTGCACCATCTCTTCCATGTCGCGCGCCTGCGCGCTCAGCATCTCGTTCTCGACCTGCAGGCGCGTGGCCTCGCGCTCGCGACGCAGAGTGTGCACGTTCTCGGCAGCGATGCTGACGATCTGGGCGGCGGCGCCGAGCATCTTCAGATCCTCGGATGTGATGCTCGCCTGCCGCCGGAACGGCACGAGCAGATAGCCATAGCGGTCCTTGTCGGTGGCGATGCGCGTGACGGCCAGGGACTCGCGACGTCCGAGCAGCCGCTCGCATTCCTCTGCCAGCACGACGTCCCCGCCGTCGGCGTCGATGAGCACCACGTCCTCGTTCATGTCCTCGAGCGCAGGAATCGAGCTCGGGTTGACGCGCATCTGCCGGTCCAGCCCGAACAGCGAGTACGCTTCGTCGCCCGGAACGCGCAGCAGCCCGCAGCCGCGCTGCAGATTCGTCGAGTGGGCGAGCACGCCGAGCACGCGCCCGAGCATCGCGCCAGGCTCCAGGGCAAGGCTCGTGCTCGCGCTCATGCGCAGCAGCGCATTGGTCTGCCGCCACAGACGCGCGGTCGCGTCGGCCATGTCGTTGATGACCACCTGGTGGGCGAGCTCACGCTCGCATGCGGCCCAGCACAGTCGCATCGTCTCGGGCGTGGGGCCGCCGCAGCCATTGAGACGGCCTACTGGAACGCCGTCGGCGGTCAGGCGATGGCGGACTTCACTGGGACGATCGGGGCTGACGGTGCCGGCAAGGACGTTGCCGTCCTCGTCGTCGATGAAGAAGCTGACCTTTCCCTGCGAGGAGTCGGAGAAGTCGCGGAAGATCGCTTCGAAGGCGGACCAGCGGATGCGCATGACCGATCCACACCTTCAGGGACGATGCCAGAGCCCGTCGCGCAGGACCAGACGGTTGACGGCGCGGCCGGCCGGCTCGCTGGCCTCTCCGCTCGGATAGTCGGCATCGCCCGGGTAGAG
This is a stretch of genomic DNA from Candidatus Limnocylindrales bacterium. It encodes these proteins:
- a CDS encoding VOC family protein → MKLPFFKSKKRKELEPTAPAAPAADIALRSEPAPPLPASDKPRKLPAEHVVDSFGYALAAVPSLGPTSKAWRKLGFEVSAPYEWLGCQAAHIDLGGGGVRFLAAADSGAEPTALVELVRARLVVGSGLFGWTWACADPHRSALAVAQLAESDFHEGCEAWGEPLVQIPMELTPAAATWLEKQTPPPVPKHANCAIRLDHLVLNVSASKAVSQTYERHFGLRSRTAAMNDRYYAFLKIGPSLLEVVGPAKPGAGAVSGGPWGLAFGSSDLDATIAYLQKAGVECKPGQRAVQGGRIAGIPIAIGGINLAFMGD
- a CDS encoding Fe-Mn family superoxide dismutase, which codes for MPEKAASAAPSPAEHVIKPLPFDPARIEGLSERLLVSHHQNNYGGAVKRLNLIEQRIRELPADAAPFQMGSLKREQLIARNSMVLHELYFANLGGSGGATGALAESLQKSFGSLQAWEKDFRLTGMSLGGGSGWVFLCSDPATGTLFNAWSWDHGHFPAGARPLLVMDMYEHSYHIDYGADAKSYVDAFFRNIRWEEVARRMSAPA
- a CDS encoding chromate transporter produces the protein MAGLSHKEAAQGEPAGARGDGTGARGGAARSEQLVPYTLRELVAYFLYLGYAGFGGPIALVGYMQRDLVESRRWFSIADYKEGLALAQLAPGPLAAQLAIYLGWIDYGVRGASLVALAFVLPSFLMVLVVSAVYVAYGGLTWMQGAFYGIGAAVIAIIGRSAWKLTRSTLGSDRLLWILFTVSAVSTIVTESEIVWFFLAAGVIALARTLTMRDAATAASIWPWPVLFSGIHGEATGGTLWTIAWYFSEAGAFVFGSGLAIIPFLHGGVVSEFGWLNERQFLDAVAVAMITPGPVVITVAFIGYLVAGLAGATIAAVAVFLPCYLFTVIPARYFKRAVHDVRVRAFVDGVTAAAAGAIAGAAVVLGRRAIVDVPTLLIAAGTLLALTRIKGVSEPLLIVGAGVLGVVVTMVMQ
- a CDS encoding chromate resistance protein ChrB domain-containing protein; the protein is MPAKRITASWRRIDRIASASLIRRFIASGAVFHFVQSERYAPAADGARLAQGSAIFDALHSYLEAEQR
- a CDS encoding ATP-binding protein, producing MLAPYHQDLAAPPKAASTEGEAADGEVHSGSVPTKLGELRLFRTFLLLTAGFVILSLLILGSHLNDFPALHVLLDASNFALPLLAALLLYEIGRHSGDELLPALAMSFGTCSLLHLLHLASGLEWWGSLEWIAQSAAVLRPKMWTPSAYFLPLALMIVLARVRSPRESMRGLGIILGTLAVALVATFWNLAPYAEPTLYGMHRPLLLAVPVFWALVAVQASWLRPHHPIWQAVPLMAVLMIVGEAVMLRSSAPNDSAAMIGHTGSVTAFLLLLLAAIRLAAIDTRRRIEVQNELRALTQTLERRVAMRTSELQANLADLKAYERALQRQARYATLQAEVLLGFARREELRDILVHIASSVARELDVDVAQIWTLEPGSQELELRAHVGTDDITTDRLLPLRKAGIATIARRGEPLFTNEAIGDERIEEQEWLARHGFTAFAGYPLELEGDVKGIITVFARRRLEESELAALEFAASAIALGIAHKQYERELPDLYDHAPCGYHSLDENGLIVAMNATELSWIGYTREEIVGRKRFPEILTPDSRRTFARTFPRLKKTGVARDVEFELVRKDGTTFPILLNATAVVDRHGRFLASRAMTFDITERKRTEERTAKLNHTLARRSRELEEANRELESFSYTVSHDLRAPLRRIRGFAELLREDAKGKLPEAMQKYVQVITESSVEMGKLIDDFLQFSRTGRAEMREGRVDLGELVREVIGDYELPARKRGVTWHVQPLPEVIGDRGLLKQVIANLIDNALKYSRDRSEPRIEIGTAGSDSGQVVVFVRDNGVGFRMEEATRLFGVFQRLPNAHDYEGNGVGLATVQRILHRHGGRIWAESAENEGATFYFTLRPAGGAEAGAGRRQ
- a CDS encoding enoyl-CoA hydratase/isomerase family protein, with product MPDNLFATDNLRLTLDAEIAELTLTRPARLNALSPALVDDLHACVDVLARERRARVVILTGEGRGFCAGLDLQEYGNWTITEGLDSVEGGLAVQERIASLMPRIRELPQPWIAAVNGAAAGGGLALALACDVRYAAPAARFSVAFVKLGLSGCDVGVSFLLPRVVGAGHAFEMSLTGRLIDAEEALRIGLANRLVGEQELLPECQRLAEEIRANTRYAVAMTKQVLDRNIDATSLRAAIELENRTQVLGTHAASTRERMMNWKQTR
- the hemQ gene encoding hydrogen peroxide-dependent heme synthase, whose translation is MPEFVAVEAPQTLEGWYTLHDVYALNWPRWRARSQSERKAIAEEASAWLGRAAAANVQEAAGRGDSKLYSVVSQKGDLLFCHYRQSPAALNEVELTLRTLRLYEFLSPAYSYLSVIEVSLYEVQAMAARRLAERGLKPGTTEYDQALTGEMETQKARMNERLFRTIPPQRYICFYPMSKRRGESVNWYALPLAERRAMMRGHGSIGHKWSEQVTQVIGGSVGLDDWEWGVSLHADDPLAFKKLVYEMRFDPTTSWFGEFGPFYVGVRVDPPAVEDLLEGRLPDDARQRRPGLH
- a CDS encoding HAMP domain-containing sensor histidine kinase, with product MRIRWSAFEAIFRDFSDSSQGKVSFFIDDEDGNVLAGTVSPDRPSEVRHRLTADGVPVGRLNGCGGPTPETMRLCWAACERELAHQVVINDMADATARLWRQTNALLRMSASTSLALEPGAMLGRVLGVLAHSTNLQRGCGLLRVPGDEAYSLFGLDRQMRVNPSSIPALEDMNEDVVLIDADGGDVVLAEECERLLGRRESLAVTRIATDKDRYGYLLVPFRRQASITSEDLKMLGAAAQIVSIAAENVHTLRREREATRLQVENEMLSAQARDMEEMVHVVSHDLRSPMTAMYGFMHMALEELEHMRSDGGWNERGERIAKPLEDGVRSVEKLNRMVQRLLDFSRVARLDYHFEPLEMTKLVQGVLDSLSYQIRERGIQARVEELPDVMGDRVQVEAVFRNLIDNAIKYMGEGARRSIVIGSRSVDGELQYFVRDTGMGMSADQAAKAFLPFRRFRVDAAPGEGIGLSYVRKIVERHGGHISCESAEGVGTTFYFSLGRPAQRSLTSAVS